A single genomic interval of Shewanella halotolerans harbors:
- a CDS encoding DUF2750 domain-containing protein encodes MTDTQMTDNSPVLASFIDNVKEQQAVWGLQDETGEGWVVCDSSEYEETDVMPLWSSEAQAKVHCTEEWQDYQPAPIPLEELLEYWIQDLHDDGVLVGIDWVAEQECLELDPITLAKSLVDIEQE; translated from the coding sequence ATGACAGACACTCAAATGACAGACAATAGTCCCGTTTTAGCAAGCTTTATCGACAACGTAAAAGAGCAGCAAGCCGTTTGGGGCCTGCAAGATGAAACCGGCGAAGGTTGGGTCGTGTGTGACTCGTCAGAATATGAAGAGACGGATGTGATGCCGCTATGGTCTAGCGAAGCACAGGCCAAGGTACACTGCACTGAAGAATGGCAGGATTATCAGCCAGCTCCCATTCCACTGGAAGAGCTGCTGGAATATTGGATTCAAGACCTGCACGATGACGGCGTATTAGTGGGTATCGACTGGGTCGCCGAGCAGGAATGCCTGGAGCTCGACCCTATCACACTGGCCAAGAGCCTGGTCGACATAGAGCAAGAGTAA
- a CDS encoding lytic murein transglycosylase codes for MKKLLTFASLILATGLPSLSVLAQDFDTCVSALKQKALAAGVSSKTVEEGLGQVKFVTRVIELDKKQPEFSQTFDNYFSKRVTDWRVQEGRRLLKQHGPLLHKLQQEYGIPPQYLVAFWGLETNFGSYKGKMPVIDSLTTLACDPRRSDYFTGELIQALKLKEAYQFDNAQMQGSWAGAMGHTQFMPSAYAKYAVDADGDGKADLFNSTEDALSSAANFLNNLGWMRNERWGREVSLPKDYDFRHLGRNDKQSLTTWAGLGITQANGHALSTPDMQAALYLPAGHTGPAFLGYGNFDVIMRWNRSEFYAIAVGHLADRINGGARLHVAPPKHDNISRDKLKQLQAKLNEKGYEVGKPDGVLGVNSRAGLQAFQRSVGLVADGFPSDETFSALGIK; via the coding sequence TTGAAAAAATTGCTCACCTTTGCATCCCTGATCCTGGCAACCGGCTTGCCAAGCCTTAGCGTGCTCGCCCAAGATTTCGATACCTGTGTCAGCGCACTCAAACAGAAGGCACTCGCCGCCGGAGTGTCGAGCAAGACGGTAGAAGAGGGTCTGGGTCAGGTGAAGTTTGTGACCAGGGTGATTGAGCTGGATAAGAAGCAGCCGGAATTTAGTCAGACCTTCGATAACTATTTCTCCAAGCGGGTTACCGACTGGCGGGTTCAGGAGGGGAGGCGTCTGCTTAAGCAGCATGGCCCGCTGCTGCATAAGTTGCAGCAAGAATATGGCATACCGCCTCAGTATCTGGTGGCCTTCTGGGGACTTGAGACCAATTTCGGCTCCTATAAAGGCAAGATGCCGGTGATAGACTCGCTGACAACCCTTGCTTGCGATCCGAGACGTAGCGACTATTTTACCGGCGAATTGATTCAGGCCTTGAAGCTCAAAGAGGCCTACCAATTTGATAACGCCCAGATGCAAGGCTCTTGGGCCGGCGCCATGGGGCACACTCAATTTATGCCCTCGGCCTATGCAAAGTATGCGGTGGACGCCGACGGTGACGGCAAGGCAGATCTGTTTAACAGCACTGAGGATGCTTTATCCTCGGCGGCTAACTTCTTGAATAATCTGGGTTGGATGCGCAACGAGCGTTGGGGCCGCGAGGTCTCGCTGCCAAAGGATTATGATTTTCGCCACCTTGGGCGTAACGATAAACAAAGTTTAACGACCTGGGCCGGTTTGGGGATCACTCAGGCCAACGGCCACGCGCTGTCGACTCCCGACATGCAAGCCGCCCTCTATCTTCCGGCTGGGCATACTGGGCCAGCATTCTTAGGTTATGGCAACTTCGATGTGATCATGCGCTGGAACCGCTCAGAGTTTTACGCCATCGCCGTCGGGCATCTGGCCGATCGCATCAATGGTGGTGCTCGCCTGCATGTGGCGCCGCCGAAACATGACAACATTAGCCGCGACAAGCTTAAGCAGTTGCAGGCCAAACTCAACGAGAAGGGCTATGAGGTGGGTAAGCCTGATGGCGTGCTTGGGGTCAACTCCCGCGCTGGCCTACAGGCCTTTCAGCGCAGTGTTGGTCTGGTGGCCGACGGATTTCCAAGCGATGAGACCTTCAGCGCCCTGGGCATCAAATAG
- a CDS encoding WYL domain-containing protein — protein MDAMESLSFAQRQRLAFIDFSLQYFGQVSRQDLIAKFATGLAAATRDFASYRDLAPHNMELVHQTKRYHRRAEFTPLFDHDPEAILHGLANGFGDGLSHPVTPSSVCLDAVQLIHPDTNIIAAVMRAIAHKQAISVTYVSVSSGETQRELVPHTLVNNGQRWHVRCFDRTHQVFTDFVVTRFKAVSQSATEPFDHELQDKDSYWQKLVSLVLIPHPSLKHPEAIALDYQMSEGELVLSCRAALAGYLLRQWSVDCSVQHQIRSGVCQLALKNHAILSEIEHLAIVPGAKA, from the coding sequence ATGGATGCGATGGAGAGTTTGTCCTTTGCCCAGCGGCAACGTCTGGCGTTTATCGACTTTAGTTTGCAGTATTTCGGCCAGGTATCGCGCCAGGACTTGATCGCCAAATTCGCCACAGGCCTGGCGGCGGCGACCCGGGATTTCGCCAGCTATCGCGATCTGGCGCCCCACAACATGGAGTTGGTGCATCAGACCAAACGCTATCACAGGCGCGCCGAATTTACCCCCCTGTTTGACCATGATCCCGAGGCGATCCTCCATGGATTGGCCAATGGCTTCGGCGATGGGCTATCCCATCCGGTGACGCCAAGTAGTGTCTGTCTGGATGCGGTGCAGCTCATTCATCCCGATACCAATATTATCGCCGCCGTGATGCGCGCTATCGCCCACAAGCAGGCGATATCCGTGACCTATGTGTCCGTGTCATCGGGGGAAACTCAAAGAGAGCTGGTGCCGCACACCCTGGTGAATAACGGACAGCGCTGGCATGTGCGCTGTTTCGATCGCACCCATCAGGTGTTTACCGACTTTGTGGTGACCCGTTTTAAGGCGGTAAGCCAGAGCGCCACCGAGCCTTTCGACCATGAGCTGCAAGATAAGGATAGCTACTGGCAGAAGTTGGTTTCTCTGGTGTTGATCCCCCATCCCAGCCTGAAGCATCCCGAGGCGATTGCGCTGGACTATCAGATGAGCGAGGGGGAATTGGTGCTCAGTTGCCGCGCCGCCTTAGCCGGTTATCTGCTGCGCCAGTGGAGCGTCGACTGCTCGGTCCAGCATCAGATCCGCAGCGGCGTCTGTCAGCTGGCGCTTAAGAATCACGCCATCTTAAGCGAGATAGAGCATCTGGCCATAGTGCCGGGCGCCAAGGCATAA
- a CDS encoding FKBP-type peptidyl-prolyl cis-trans isomerase encodes MSIKDDMVVQFNYTLRDEAGEVLETNEGLDPIAYLHGHDNMMLGVEKAMEGKAVGEKFSVTLPPEETYGVRNENGEQRVSIKHLQGAKVWKPGMRAIISTDQGQRQVTVLKVGKFMATVDINHPLAGRELTFDLEVVDAREATAEEIAHGHAHGVGGHHH; translated from the coding sequence ATGAGCATTAAAGACGATATGGTCGTGCAGTTTAACTACACCTTACGCGATGAAGCAGGTGAAGTGCTCGAAACCAACGAAGGATTAGATCCTATTGCCTACTTACATGGGCATGACAACATGATGCTTGGCGTCGAGAAGGCGATGGAAGGTAAGGCTGTGGGTGAGAAGTTTTCTGTGACCCTGCCACCGGAAGAAACCTATGGCGTGCGTAACGAAAACGGCGAGCAGCGCGTGTCTATTAAGCATCTGCAAGGCGCAAAAGTGTGGAAGCCTGGTATGCGCGCCATCATCAGCACTGACCAGGGCCAGCGCCAGGTGACAGTACTCAAGGTGGGCAAGTTTATGGCGACCGTGGATATCAACCATCCACTGGCTGGCCGCGAGCTGACTTTCGATCTTGAGGTTGTCGACGCGCGCGAGGCGACTGCAGAAGAGATCGCCCACGGTCACGCCCATGGCGTCGGCGGTCACCACCACTAG
- a CDS encoding DUF3389 family protein, producing the protein MVIEFSGGRIIVSPQEVLVKLTTGVSLFAMADDLRLLSAGNIMVADAGAVRWHLSLDDANQLGDIAESLGIDIA; encoded by the coding sequence GTGGTCATTGAATTTTCAGGGGGGCGGATAATCGTCTCGCCCCAAGAGGTGCTGGTAAAACTCACCACAGGTGTCAGCCTCTTTGCCATGGCCGATGATCTACGCCTGCTCAGCGCGGGCAACATCATGGTGGCCGATGCGGGCGCGGTGCGTTGGCACCTTAGCTTAGACGATGCAAATCAGCTAGGTGATATCGCCGAGAGTCTCGGTATCGATATCGCCTAG
- a CDS encoding glutathione S-transferase family protein, which translates to MGLLQGGQWVDKWYDTDKSKGAFVRENAAFRRWIKAPSADESEPEFKAESGRYHLYVSLACPWAHRTLIFRELKSLQAHIGVTVVEPHMLSNGWEFSGPKQSEIAQHIEGSEIDRLNGKDYLYQIYQLAKPDYSGRVTVPVLWDKQRRTIVSNESAEIIRMFNSAFNEITGNHLDFYPAAHSEEIDEINHWVYNKINNGVYKAGFATTQAAYGEAFDELFDALDSLETRLSQQRYLVGDQITEADWRLFTTLVRFDAVYVGHFKTNRNRITDMPAIQAYLKELYQHPGVAKTVNFEHIKQHYYFSHGQINPTRVVPKGPRLDLDSPHGRDKLSQN; encoded by the coding sequence ATGGGATTACTTCAAGGTGGCCAATGGGTCGATAAATGGTATGACACAGACAAGAGCAAGGGTGCGTTTGTAAGGGAAAACGCTGCCTTTCGCCGCTGGATAAAGGCGCCAAGCGCAGATGAGTCTGAGCCCGAGTTTAAAGCCGAGTCGGGTCGCTACCATCTCTATGTCTCTCTTGCCTGTCCCTGGGCCCACAGAACCCTGATCTTTCGCGAGCTGAAGTCGTTGCAGGCCCATATCGGCGTCACGGTCGTCGAGCCCCATATGCTGAGCAACGGCTGGGAGTTTAGTGGCCCCAAGCAGAGCGAGATCGCCCAGCACATAGAGGGCAGCGAGATCGACAGGCTTAACGGCAAAGATTATCTCTACCAGATCTACCAACTGGCCAAGCCAGACTATAGCGGTCGGGTGACTGTACCAGTGCTGTGGGACAAGCAGCGCCGAACCATAGTCAGCAACGAGTCGGCGGAGATCATCCGCATGTTTAATAGCGCCTTTAACGAGATCACTGGCAATCATCTCGACTTCTACCCCGCCGCCCATAGCGAGGAGATAGACGAGATCAATCACTGGGTCTACAACAAGATCAATAATGGTGTGTACAAAGCAGGTTTTGCCACCACACAGGCGGCCTATGGGGAGGCTTTCGATGAACTGTTTGACGCCTTAGATAGCTTAGAGACACGTCTTAGCCAGCAGCGCTATCTGGTGGGTGACCAAATTACCGAAGCCGACTGGCGCTTGTTTACCACACTCGTGCGTTTCGATGCCGTCTATGTGGGTCACTTCAAGACCAATCGCAATCGCATCACGGACATGCCCGCAATCCAAGCCTACCTGAAGGAGTTATACCAACACCCTGGGGTTGCCAAGACGGTCAACTTTGAGCATATCAAGCAGCACTACTACTTCAGCCATGGCCAGATCAACCCGACGCGCGTGGTTCCCAAGGGCCCCAGGTTAGATCTCGACTCGCCCCACGGCCGTGACAAGCTTAGCCAAAACTAG
- a CDS encoding alpha/beta hydrolase — MSQQPLERITIEPQSQCRACVIWLHGLGDSGAGFAPVVPLLGLPDELGVRFIFPHAPSIPVTINQGYVMPAWYDIKGMDVDNRADMAGVLASEVAISALIEEQIASGVPSDKIVLAGFSQGGVMSLFTGLRFPKRLAGIMALCCYLPTGHAMPDNLSEANRHTPLLQQHGEQDEVVPLALGRAAYDLISKAGYSSEWHTYPMGHSVLPNQLQEIGLWLKARLSE; from the coding sequence ATGTCTCAACAGCCGTTAGAGCGGATCACCATAGAACCTCAATCCCAGTGCCGCGCCTGCGTGATCTGGTTGCATGGCCTTGGCGATTCCGGCGCCGGTTTTGCCCCTGTGGTGCCACTTCTGGGTCTGCCCGATGAACTCGGTGTGCGCTTCATCTTCCCCCATGCGCCAAGCATACCGGTGACCATCAACCAGGGGTATGTGATGCCCGCTTGGTATGACATCAAGGGGATGGATGTAGACAATCGCGCCGACATGGCTGGTGTCTTGGCCTCTGAGGTGGCGATTTCAGCGCTTATTGAGGAGCAGATCGCCTCTGGCGTGCCGAGCGATAAGATAGTCCTGGCCGGTTTCAGCCAAGGCGGGGTGATGAGCCTGTTTACCGGCTTGCGTTTTCCTAAGCGTCTGGCGGGGATCATGGCACTATGTTGCTATCTGCCCACCGGCCATGCCATGCCCGATAACTTGAGTGAGGCCAATCGTCATACGCCGCTGCTGCAACAACACGGTGAGCAGGATGAGGTGGTGCCACTGGCTCTTGGCCGCGCGGCATATGATCTGATTTCAAAGGCGGGCTATTCCAGCGAGTGGCATACCTACCCTATGGGCCATAGCGTGTTGCCAAATCAGCTTCAGGAGATAGGTCTGTGGCTTAAGGCGCGTCTGAGCGAATAG
- the ushA gene encoding bifunctional UDP-sugar hydrolase/5'-nucleotidase UshA → MTNKLLKGLVATAVLAALAGCNSSDDDKAPTTCAEAGTACTKFTVLHTNDNHGRFWENKDGEYGMAARKTLIEKIRAEVAANGGETLLLSGGDINTGVPESDLQDALPDFLGMNDIGYDAMAVGNHEFDNPLAVLDSQRSIANFPMLAANIYKEDGTRYFEAYKVFDVNGIKIAVIGLTTEDTAKLGNPEFISGLKFTDPKEEIVKVIKEIKDAKAADLIFATTHMGHYANGEHGSNAPGDVALAKALEQGQLQAVIGGHSQNPVCMEGGEYADFAPGDECTPDQQNGTYIMQAHEWGKYVGRADFEYFNGELHLANYKLVPVNLVKKVKDEQGNETKVLVGEAIEADAALKEMLSYYQERGQGQLDEVIASTDGLLDGERANVRFMQTNLGRLIADAQRTKVAADVGVMNSGGVRASIAAGDISYRDVLTVQPFGNMVTLSTMTGEELSAYLGEVASLQIGAGAYAQITGVKMTVDCAAKTVAISEVNGKEYSATGSYTMTVPSYNAAGGDGYPKLNPVQTGYVDAEVLYTFFKDAGTIVAADYNPVGDIVYENSESVEGCKITAQ, encoded by the coding sequence ATGACAAATAAGCTTTTAAAAGGATTAGTCGCTACCGCTGTATTAGCAGCACTTGCTGGTTGTAATAGCAGCGATGACGACAAGGCGCCAACAACATGTGCTGAAGCTGGCACTGCTTGCACCAAATTTACCGTACTGCACACCAATGATAACCATGGTCGTTTCTGGGAAAACAAAGACGGCGAATATGGTATGGCGGCACGTAAGACGCTGATCGAAAAGATCCGCGCTGAAGTGGCGGCCAATGGCGGCGAAACTCTGCTACTTTCTGGTGGTGATATCAACACAGGTGTACCTGAGTCTGATCTGCAAGACGCACTGCCAGATTTCCTTGGCATGAACGATATCGGTTATGACGCTATGGCGGTCGGTAACCACGAATTTGATAATCCATTGGCAGTACTGGATTCACAGCGTTCTATCGCTAACTTCCCTATGCTGGCGGCTAACATCTACAAAGAAGATGGCACTCGCTACTTCGAAGCCTACAAGGTATTCGATGTTAACGGCATCAAGATTGCTGTTATCGGTCTAACCACCGAAGACACGGCTAAGCTGGGTAACCCAGAATTTATCTCAGGTCTTAAGTTCACCGATCCTAAAGAAGAGATCGTTAAGGTGATCAAAGAGATCAAAGACGCTAAGGCAGCCGATCTTATTTTTGCAACGACTCACATGGGTCACTATGCGAACGGCGAACACGGCAGCAACGCGCCTGGCGACGTGGCTCTGGCTAAGGCACTTGAGCAAGGCCAACTTCAGGCTGTGATCGGTGGTCACTCACAAAACCCAGTTTGTATGGAAGGCGGCGAATATGCTGACTTCGCACCGGGCGACGAGTGTACACCTGATCAGCAAAACGGTACCTACATCATGCAAGCCCACGAGTGGGGTAAGTATGTTGGCCGCGCCGATTTCGAATACTTTAACGGTGAACTGCACCTGGCTAACTACAAGCTGGTTCCTGTTAACCTAGTGAAGAAAGTAAAAGATGAGCAAGGTAACGAGACTAAAGTTCTGGTAGGTGAAGCCATCGAGGCAGATGCTGCACTGAAAGAGATGCTTTCTTATTACCAAGAGCGTGGCCAAGGCCAACTGGACGAGGTGATTGCTTCTACCGATGGCTTGCTAGACGGTGAGCGTGCAAACGTACGTTTCATGCAGACTAACCTGGGTCGTCTGATCGCCGATGCGCAGCGTACCAAGGTTGCGGCCGATGTAGGCGTAATGAACTCTGGTGGTGTTCGTGCGTCAATCGCAGCGGGTGACATCTCTTACCGCGACGTACTGACCGTACAGCCTTTCGGTAACATGGTGACCCTAAGCACTATGACAGGTGAAGAGCTTAGTGCTTATCTGGGTGAAGTGGCTAGCCTACAGATTGGTGCAGGCGCTTACGCTCAGATCACTGGCGTTAAGATGACTGTTGACTGTGCGGCTAAGACAGTGGCTATCAGCGAAGTTAACGGTAAAGAGTACAGCGCGACTGGCTCTTACACCATGACAGTTCCTAGCTACAACGCGGCAGGTGGTGACGGCTATCCTAAGCTAAACCCAGTACAAACAGGTTATGTTGATGCCGAAGTACTGTACACCTTCTTCAAGGATGCTGGCACTATCGTAGCGGCCGACTACAACCCAGTAGGCGATATCGTTTACGAAAACTCTGAAAGTGTTGAAGGTTGTAAGATCACTGCTCAATAA
- a CDS encoding Hsp20 family protein: protein MRNYDLTPLYRSAIGFDRLAQLAEHAASNKGNSGYPPYNIELLSENRYRITMAVAGFAMEELDITSEGDKLVVKGTKAEQESERKYLYQGIAERGFERTFQLADYVTVIGADLENGLLNIDLQREIPEALKPRKIEISTSRLLDA from the coding sequence ATGCGTAATTATGATTTGACCCCTCTATACCGTAGTGCCATTGGATTCGATCGTTTAGCCCAGCTTGCCGAGCATGCTGCATCGAACAAGGGGAATTCGGGTTATCCCCCTTATAACATCGAGCTGCTGAGCGAGAATCGCTATCGCATCACCATGGCGGTGGCCGGCTTTGCGATGGAAGAATTAGATATCACCAGCGAAGGCGACAAGCTAGTGGTAAAAGGCACCAAGGCGGAGCAGGAGAGCGAGCGCAAATACCTGTATCAGGGTATCGCTGAGCGCGGTTTCGAGCGCACCTTCCAGCTGGCCGACTATGTGACTGTAATTGGCGCCGATCTGGAAAACGGCCTGCTCAATATCGATCTGCAGCGTGAGATCCCCGAGGCCCTAAAGCCGCGCAAGATTGAGATCTCAACTTCGAGGCTACTAGACGCCTAA
- a CDS encoding D-alanine--D-alanine ligase, translating to MNPINLLLLCGGGGDEHAISLLSANYFETSLAKLPHLNVLRVELDAKGQYQTNSGERCELTNRREIRFEDESLAPWPVDYVIPCIHGYPGETGDIQSYFELINLPYFGCDAEGSRNCFNKITAKMWFSALGIPNTPYLFLNQPDEQAIAQTTDALAKWGSVFVKAASQGSSVGCYRVDDAAQIPAILADAFRYSPYVVVEKTIQARELEVAVYQYRGETVATLPGEVICAGGTFYTYDEKYAADSKATTRVVAEVSDEIAQQIRAYAVKVFDGMKLRHLSRIDFFLTPEGEILLNEINTFPGLTPISMFPKMLANHGDDFSQYLNEAILTGLNR from the coding sequence ATGAATCCGATCAACCTTTTACTTTTATGCGGTGGCGGCGGCGATGAACACGCCATCTCCCTGCTGTCGGCCAACTACTTCGAGACCTCGCTGGCGAAACTTCCCCACCTGAATGTGCTGCGGGTCGAACTCGATGCCAAGGGGCAATATCAGACCAATTCAGGTGAGCGCTGTGAGCTGACCAATCGCCGCGAGATCCGCTTCGAAGATGAAAGCCTGGCGCCCTGGCCGGTGGATTATGTGATCCCCTGTATTCACGGCTACCCTGGCGAGACCGGCGACATTCAGTCCTATTTCGAACTCATTAACCTGCCCTATTTCGGCTGTGACGCCGAGGGCTCACGCAACTGTTTCAACAAGATCACCGCCAAGATGTGGTTTAGCGCCCTGGGGATCCCGAACACCCCTTACCTCTTCCTGAATCAACCGGACGAGCAGGCAATCGCCCAAACCACAGATGCCCTGGCCAAGTGGGGCTCAGTATTCGTAAAGGCCGCCTCACAAGGCTCATCGGTCGGCTGTTACCGGGTCGATGACGCGGCGCAGATCCCGGCCATTCTGGCCGATGCGTTTCGCTATTCTCCTTATGTGGTGGTGGAGAAGACCATTCAGGCGCGGGAGCTGGAAGTCGCCGTCTATCAATATCGCGGCGAGACGGTCGCCACCCTGCCTGGCGAGGTGATCTGCGCCGGTGGCACCTTCTACACCTATGATGAAAAGTATGCTGCCGACAGTAAGGCCACCACTCGGGTCGTGGCCGAGGTAAGCGATGAGATAGCACAGCAGATCCGCGCCTATGCGGTGAAGGTATTCGATGGCATGAAGCTCAGACATCTGTCGCGAATCGATTTCTTCCTCACGCCAGAGGGCGAGATCTTACTCAACGAGATCAACACCTTCCCGGGCCTGACGCCGATATCTATGTTCCCTAAGATGCTGGCCAACCATGGCGATGACTTTAGCCAATACCTGAATGAAGCCATTCTGACTGGACTTAATCGCTAA
- the recD gene encoding exodeoxyribonuclease V subunit alpha: protein MIQLAQPLSQLLKHWQQEGLLTPLDRHFALQMQALHSDGDDLFTLICALLSRQLSQQHTCLPLTQIDRNNPLHEQLPQCQLELTPQALAEQLTQYQAVSPADGELNTPLILDGDRLYLQRYYQFETQVAERLTRLNQPIRVAAPDKVASILNILFAGQAEKPDWQRVATATAFSQKLAVITGGPGTGKTTTVTKLLLLLCLEQQLTIKLVAPTGKAAARLSESIKTSKARLAQELAPYGDELDLEQLKQVPEEAATLHRLLGVIPGSHRFRHHKDNPLRLDLLILDEASMVDLPMMHKLLAALPEHARLILLGDQDQLASVEAGAVLADICAGLKQAEAQSIGSLNIGSQNIDNQQANGWRMRYSKAKAALLSQLTNEDLSAFIDTRPALGDSLAMLMHSHRFKGDAGIGQLAGAVNRRDLAEILSVWQKGYDELSWLEHQLTPQGNAGLTALMAQSVDKYRSYLTLVNRLANKAPAGEVNGQLDEKLAAEAAQHLDLDEIANQIITRFNDFRILCAMRAGEYGVEGINGAVTQALKDAQLIQPSSEFYAGRPIIIQSNDYNLGLFNGDIGVILPGHGPSHRLMAYFVQADGSLLKVLPARLPSHETCYAMTVHKSQGSEFQQVAFVLPPRPSVAQRQLLTKELVYTAITRAKGHFSCLGSQAVFEAACCQATLRASGLAHRLWPA, encoded by the coding sequence ATGATCCAGCTAGCACAGCCACTTAGCCAGCTGCTTAAGCACTGGCAGCAGGAGGGACTGCTGACCCCATTGGATCGCCACTTTGCCCTGCAGATGCAAGCCCTACATAGCGATGGCGACGATCTCTTTACCCTGATCTGCGCCCTACTCAGCCGTCAGCTATCCCAGCAACACACCTGTCTGCCCCTGACTCAGATAGACAGGAATAACCCGCTGCATGAACAGCTGCCCCAATGTCAACTTGAGCTGACCCCACAGGCGCTGGCCGAGCAGTTGACGCAATATCAAGCCGTTAGCCCGGCCGATGGTGAGCTAAACACCCCCTTGATCCTCGATGGCGACAGGCTCTACCTGCAGCGTTACTACCAGTTTGAGACTCAGGTAGCCGAGCGTCTTACGCGCCTCAATCAGCCCATCAGAGTTGCCGCGCCGGACAAGGTAGCCAGCATACTGAATATTCTGTTTGCCGGTCAGGCCGAGAAGCCCGATTGGCAGAGGGTAGCCACCGCCACCGCCTTTAGTCAGAAGCTGGCGGTGATCACCGGCGGACCTGGCACGGGCAAGACAACCACTGTGACTAAGCTGTTACTGCTGCTCTGTCTGGAGCAGCAACTCACCATCAAGTTGGTGGCGCCAACGGGTAAGGCGGCCGCGCGCCTGAGCGAATCGATCAAGACCTCCAAGGCGAGGCTGGCCCAGGAGCTGGCGCCCTATGGTGACGAGTTGGATCTTGAGCAGCTTAAGCAGGTGCCCGAAGAGGCAGCCACCCTGCACCGTCTGCTGGGGGTGATCCCCGGCTCCCACAGATTCAGGCACCACAAGGACAATCCTCTCAGACTGGATCTCTTGATCCTCGATGAGGCTTCCATGGTGGATCTGCCCATGATGCACAAGTTGCTGGCCGCGCTACCCGAACACGCCAGGCTTATTCTGCTTGGCGATCAGGACCAACTCGCCTCGGTGGAGGCTGGCGCCGTGCTGGCTGATATCTGCGCCGGGCTCAAGCAAGCAGAAGCTCAGAGCATTGGCTCTCTTAACATTGGCTCTCAGAACATTGACAATCAGCAAGCAAATGGCTGGCGCATGCGCTACTCAAAAGCTAAGGCAGCACTCCTCAGTCAACTGACCAATGAAGATCTCAGCGCCTTTATAGATACTCGCCCGGCACTGGGCGATAGCCTGGCCATGCTGATGCACAGCCACAGATTTAAGGGCGATGCCGGCATAGGCCAACTGGCTGGCGCCGTCAACCGCCGCGATCTGGCAGAGATATTAAGTGTCTGGCAGAAAGGATACGACGAACTTAGCTGGCTTGAGCATCAACTCACGCCCCAGGGCAACGCCGGGCTCACGGCCTTGATGGCCCAGAGCGTCGACAAATATCGTTCCTACCTGACCTTGGTCAATCGCCTGGCCAATAAGGCGCCGGCTGGCGAGGTCAATGGACAGCTAGATGAAAAGTTAGCAGCAGAAGCAGCTCAACATCTAGATCTAGACGAAATCGCCAACCAGATCATCACTCGCTTCAACGACTTCCGTATCCTCTGCGCCATGCGCGCCGGCGAATATGGCGTCGAGGGGATCAATGGGGCGGTCACCCAGGCACTGAAAGATGCCCAGCTGATCCAGCCATCCAGCGAATTTTACGCCGGACGTCCCATCATCATTCAGAGTAACGACTATAACCTTGGGCTGTTTAACGGCGATATCGGGGTGATCTTGCCAGGGCACGGCCCCAGCCACCGCCTGATGGCCTATTTCGTTCAGGCCGATGGCAGCCTACTCAAGGTACTGCCCGCCCGCCTGCCGAGCCACGAGACCTGTTACGCCATGACGGTACATAAGAGCCAGGGCAGCGAGTTTCAGCAGGTCGCCTTCGTCTTGCCGCCAAGGCCCAGCGTGGCCCAGCGCCAGTTGCTCACCAAGGAGTTGGTCTACACCGCCATCACCCGCGCCAAGGGACACTTTAGTTGTCTTGGCAGCCAGGCGGTGTTCGAAGCGGCATGCTGTCAGGCAACCCTTAGGGCCTCTGGTCTGGCACATAGGTTATGGCCAGCATGA